From the genome of Leptolyngbyaceae cyanobacterium:
GGGCGATACTCTACGTTTGATGGGTCGCGATCGAGAAGCCATTAGCTGCTACAATAAGGCGCTAAGGCTAAAACCAAGGGATTTTTGGACTTGGTATCGTCGCGGCGATGCGTTGCGTTGTTTGGGTAGATTTCAAAATGCGATCGCCAGCTATAGGAAAGCCTTAGACCTTAACTCGGATAACCCAGATGTTTGGTTTAATCAGGCTTGTTGTTATGCAATGCTAATTAAGGTTGATGAAGCTGTAGAAAGTTTGCAAGAAGCGATCGACCTAGAACCAACCAAATATCTCAACCTAGCGGAAACTAGCTCCTATTTTAATCGAATTCGCGGCGATCGGCGGTTTGAGTCTTTGTTTAAATAGGTGACCATTTTTTGAATTCAAAATTCAAAATTCAAAATTCAAAATTAAGAAGAAATAAAAATTTTTAATTGATTAATTCTGGGTACAAGCCCCCACTGATTGTAATTTTGAATTAATAATTTTGAATTTTGAATTGATTTGACAGGGACAGGGGAAAACGGAAAGGGAAAGATGATAGTTGAATTTTTAAACTTCATCCTTTATCCTTCCTCATTCCCAATTTTCATCAATTAGGAGTTAATTAACGATGCCGATTATTCGCGTCCCAAAAATTTGGGAAATTCCAGAAAGAGAAGTTACGCCAGAAACAGTTTTTTTCAATCGGCGTCGTTTCCTGAAAACATTAATGGGGGCGAGTGTGGGCGCTAGTATTTTACCGATACTCGGCTGTCAGCAATCATCGGAAGGAAAGATAGAATTAGCAAAAACATTGGATTTGCCCAAGTTAAATTTTCAAGGCAATCCAGCTTTTGCCGAAGTCGATCGACCGATTACAACTGAAACTTTAGCTGGCAAATATAATAACTATTACGAATTTGGTAGCGGTAAATCGATTTGGCAAGCCGCCCAAGCTTTACCTCTTGAAAATTGGAAAGTTGAAGTAACTGGTTTAGTTAAAAATCCTCGCACTTACGATTTAGATGATTTGCAGAAAAAGTTTCCTTTAGAAGAAAGAGTTTATCGTTTTCGCTGCGTGGAAGCTTGGTCGATGGTCATTCCTTGGATTGGCTTTCCGATGCGGGAATTAATGGCGGCGGTAGAACCTACTTCTCAAGCTAAATTTGTCCGATTCACGTCTTATTACAATCCTAAAATTACTGTAGGCCCTGCGTGGACGTTGGGTAGAAAATTACCTTGGCCTTATACGGAAGGTTTACGCTTAGATGAAATGGCGAATGAATTGGCGTTTTTTGCGGTGGGAGTTTACAGTCATTCGTTGCCAAAACAGCACGGTGCGCCTTTGCGAGAGGTGATTCCTTGGAAATATGGGTTTAAGGGTGCGAAGTCGATCGCGAAAATTGAGTTTGTGGATAAACAACCTGCCACTTTTTGGAATACTCTCGTGCCAAATGAGTATGATTTTATAGCTAACGTCAATCCTAAAAAACCCCATCCTCGCTGGTCGCAAGCTACAGAAAAGTTTGTTGGTAATGGAGAGACTTTTAGTTGGGAAAAACGAGCCACATTGCCATATAACGGTTATGGGGAATATGTGGCTCGTTTGTATGCTTAATTGGGAAGTTGGCAAATCGCAAAGGAAATTTTGAGCTAATTATGAACTCGCCCTGTTTCAGTTAAGCCGATCGCGATCGCGTTTCTCGGTCAGAAGGAGAGATTTTTCCAACATCTGCTGGATCTAGCTGTTCTTTGGCGATC
Proteins encoded in this window:
- the msrP gene encoding protein-methionine-sulfoxide reductase catalytic subunit MsrP, whose amino-acid sequence is MPIIRVPKIWEIPEREVTPETVFFNRRRFLKTLMGASVGASILPILGCQQSSEGKIELAKTLDLPKLNFQGNPAFAEVDRPITTETLAGKYNNYYEFGSGKSIWQAAQALPLENWKVEVTGLVKNPRTYDLDDLQKKFPLEERVYRFRCVEAWSMVIPWIGFPMRELMAAVEPTSQAKFVRFTSYYNPKITVGPAWTLGRKLPWPYTEGLRLDEMANELAFFAVGVYSHSLPKQHGAPLREVIPWKYGFKGAKSIAKIEFVDKQPATFWNTLVPNEYDFIANVNPKKPHPRWSQATEKFVGNGETFSWEKRATLPYNGYGEYVARLYA